The segment gcaggccagtcctggagtaacaatttacatttggatggggagaaacgcatcccaaacatcctggcattattactgagttccaacagaagactctgcattttgccagcgtcttcaccaaacaggactatgtcatctgcgtattctaagtcgcttagtggtccccctggtaggagatcaattcctgaaaattcagtcgaagagagtgttatttgcagcaacaggtctataatgaagttaaacaaaaacggggatagtggacagccttgacggacaccacttgaggttgtaaaatcatatgacagttcgccataagctcttactcgattaatagtgttcgagtaaagagccttcaaaaggtttatgtacttctcaggtacacctttcaatgacagacactgccacagaacctctcggtctacagagtcaaatgctgctttcaagtcaagaaaaactatcattgtcggacgccgacaagcgtgtctgtgctctaaaacttgacgaatggtgaatatgtggtcgatacagccacgacaaggtctgaagccagcctgattttctcgtgtttgcagttcacgagtcttagttaggcgcccgataattattgaggctagtattttagatgctatgttagtcagactaatccctctatggttatcgcaggatgatttggacccctttttatatattgggacaataagtgattgtgaccagtcggatgggattacatccgtctcccagattttagccagaatattagtcaacctaatcgctaaaattggaccaccatatttaaagacctctggagccaatccatcaggaccagctgcttttcctcgtttcagattacttatagccttttgaacttcaagtagggtcggggggcctacttcaatgttccattcaggttttctgggaatagtgggtagttgtgcagtagctgaaggccagctaaactgctccttaaagtgttccgcccatcgttctaaacgtttgggttgagagcagataagggttccgtctttttccgagattgtctcacttacacttgacttcttaattccagtttcttttattagtctgaatagttgcctggtgttgcctacagccgctgccttttccatctcttttgctttcgttgcccaccactgctcacgatcgttccttagacttttagctaacctagatctaatttgtttacgctcttcgtcatgttcagagcctgatgtgatgagtttacgcgaatccatcagtgaaatagacttaaaagaaatccattggttttttggagccctatggtttaaatgactaatagatgttactgctgtttccacagctgttcgtatgtctttccaagcagtatctgggtcagtcttgtttacagaactgcctagatgtgaactcagttgtttctggaattcgcatttggctttttcGTCCTCCAGTTTAATCCTAATgcgtcttcttagtgtacttttcctgcgtccattgaggcgcagacaaatgcgcgctcgtattaaagcgtgatcagagtctaaacaagtattccaatacgagcgacaatcttctattgagcctctccaacgatgactgatgacaatatggtctatttgagtccatcgttggtttggtgcaggtggtcgccatgttagacgatgtctctccttatgtttaaaattagtgcttgctaaaaataaacgattgtctgagcatagttgcaacagacgatcaccattatcggttcgttgaaccggaatactaaaacacccacctaaatgtctttctgtttgatttaagctgcctacctgggcattaaggtcacccgctacgactactatgtctgagcgcttagctttctgaagaagctcagagagttttctgtaaaagtcatcttttacttcatcatggctgcagtcagtgggagcgtaggcagaaacgacgaaaaggcaacgacgtgtgtccctatccttccgagttcttacggagccatttagccggacagcacacaggcgactgttaacggggatccattctagtagtgcctgttctgcccttgtacttagtgctatgcctacacctgcaagtccgcgagaactagccgtagggtcgccagatacacggagggtgtatttcgtcggctgtccattttggcgaggtgaggtcaagtgaatgaccacactgggatcctgtatgcgtgtttcggagacacagcatacatcaatggtacgagattctagagttttagctaaggaggcctgttgactgatttggcatagggtacgtacgttgaaggctccaatgtatagtttggagcgaggttttagtagacctgggacagcgtttcgcgcactagaatcgttggccatggtgacacttgaggaggaaaccggaacaggaagtttagtgttgaaagtcaacgtagaaggaatagtaggaattgaagaaggagattgattatgaatacagtggtcttgagtgttgttagaggtatgagggcagttatcacttcccggttgcccacaccgtggaaggattcttctagaggtacctgaaaaggaaattgggttagaagtggtcttaatgacctgagagcgtgaccgcagtgcccaagggacaactgcttgaggtcggtcacacacgacctttttgtgggtagtttttgtgttagctccgttcttcaaaaaaaccttaccgccggagacggatatccgtgggataaggcgaggtgtgcatttttagggtcgaccttttctaaccccacccctccttgtgggaaggcagcatcgctgtcatgctggttgtctgaaggaaacaccttactgctgtcacacctctgtacagtcagcagtacgacttcgccttcggaccttgggtttgctgcttttagtctcaccgctcttcaaccgacctgtctggcatggtaggacctcgaggaacgattgttccagccagcatagctcgattgcttcatcacgataggcaagcaagaccaccacgtcaaggtagcagcaacgatcgggaaaAAGATTATCTCTGAGGATGTACGTTTTACCTAATTAATTACGTTACACTATGGAGCGAGGCACTAAGATAGGTATGTCCTACATGTGTAAATGAAGTGTTGAATAGACAGCAAGGAGTGGGAGTACAATAGAAAGCAAGTAAACATGAACGAGAGTAGTACCTAGTGGAAGAAACAGTTCAATAATCTCTATGAATATAAACTCGGGATTTAGCTACGACAatcattatttaaacaataaagttAGGGTATAATGTAATGAATGGGATTATTTTACTTCATTTGCTTTTGATAGCTGAATGTAGAATATACAATGTATCACTAGAGGAAACAAACACTACATACACAATATTTGCTGCAACGGCCTCTATTTTTCTGGTAACCCATCTACAACTTTCATCTCTTCGTACAAATAATTTGTTAGTTCTTCCCGTTCCTATGACATACGTATGGAACTGGTATTATGTATTTTAATTGATCGTGTCTTGAATGCAATTTCTCAAAATTATAAATGCTACAGAATGATATTTTGGTTGAATCGTATGCAACTGACAAAATCGAACAAATTCACGTTAACTAGATTTTCTCTGGTCGCTAACTAAATTAAAGATTCCCTATTCCGACCACTCACATATCGTGTCCCAAGCTTGCATATGAGGTTTACGCTCCGCGAATCACCAAAATGTGCTACTGATAATTTCGTTATAACAAAACTCAGGCTTACAATAAGCACATCCCAAGTGCACAAACTACATACCAGTTAGAAATCAGTTTCTATAAAATTGACAGTGAGTGTACGACAAATCACTTAGCAGTGCATATGATACGGGGTTACACCTCTGAACTTCAAGTGTCACGATTATACATTTAAACCATTGAGTCAGAATAGAGCTGTCAACATTGTTTATTATACATACACCATATCAACAAACTATGATACAACATAAGTGAGCGACATGATATGTTTCTAACGACAATCAATTTATAGAAGCCAAAAATACTACATAACTGTCAGAAACTCAATAATGATCCAGAGCTCGATAGTTAACACAAGTCACCAACTATACCTGTACCGCGTAATTTAATTCAGTAAACAATGTGTTCACAAACTATTTTGTGTTGTTAGTAATTTGGAAAAATGCCAAGCTGGGGTTTCAAAGTGAAAACGTCTGTTTTCATAAGATGGAGACAACATATGTCATTACGAAGATCAACCCACGAGAAGTTAGTCTATGTTTTAGTATCTAACACGAATTTTAAATTGTTCCAAAAAACATAGATTTGTACATCTGGCACAAAAACTCCACCCTTACTCATTTTTTGCAATTACCTACTTTACGATGATAAGATACGATATCATCGGATTACAAAAGTTCACAAGGAAAAGTTAGTAATATGGGAGATCTTTTGTGAAATTTTACGAAAAGAAAACAAAGACAGTTATATAACAACCtcacaaaaagaaagaaaatcaaATCATTTACGCATTAAAAAAACACTAGTTTTTGTATCCATTGATGGTATTTAAACGTAGTTAAATGCTTTCcattattatgaaaaattattatacTGTCGaactaaacattaaaaataaacaaatggacAACACATTGTAACAAATAAATCGACAGGATTCAACTATGTACAATAAGATAATAACGAGTATAGATTAATGTAGGACACCAAGAAATATTACATCGGACTTCAGTTATTTATTAATCGGCGATTTTTAAAAACAACTACTGACCACTACAAAAATCTCCCTGAATGTCAATCAAAAAGGAAAATATACAAAAGTAACATTAGTCATACACATACAACAAAGAACATAATTATAAATAAGTGTAAACTTTAAAAAACATCCGGAGAAACACAAggttgattttcaataatttgcTTATCAAATTGAGGAGAAACATGCGGTATATTACGAACTGGTAGACATTCATCGGCCTCATCTTCCACTTCTTCGTCATTATcgtaattattttcatttaaacgATTTTTAGatgtatcaaatgagtttaCCGAAATATTGTCTGTTGATTCAACTTTACAGTCACCTGATTCGACAGAAACTGATTTTACATTATCTTTGAAAAGTGAATTATCGATATCGCTTGTTTCGGAAATGATTAATACTGATGTTGAATGTTCGTGATTTGATTCATCTGATTGTGATTCTATAATATCTTTTGATTTCATAGGTGTATTTGTTCGTGGAATTTTTCTGTCCGTCTTTACAGAATCACTATCACCTTGACTGTCCTCCtcttgatcatcatcatcatcatcatcatcatcatcatcatcatcgtcacgcGGTTGATAATCACTATCAGAAGAATACTTTAAAACTGTGCGATTAGACTGGGGACGTTTTATTTTCAGACTGACAGATATTGGAGTAGGAGGCCGATCAGCATTGGTTCTATCGATCTCAGCTCCCTCTTCTTtctcttcttcttcatcatctaACACTCTACGAATTCTACTATTACTTGTAACAGGAACTTCCGAAAAATCGTGTTCAGAATTATCTGTTGTATCATCGTTTGATTCACGATAACTAACAACAGTTCGGGTACatctataaataaaaataataaagtttCATCCTGTACACTATGCCCAACTGATAATTAATGAGTATACAAATGATAATATTatcaaccagaaaaaattagaAAACTAGTTAACAACCGTAAAAACATACAAATTTGCAAAATTATTATgactaatatttatttaaaattcacAACGGGTTTGGAATGTCAGTCAGTTTCAAAACTTCATTAAAAGGTAGCATATCTGGGTTGCTGAAACTCTTTAAGCATAAGTGAAAGTTGGCGTGCCCAATTACGGATACTTTTATCATGAAAGCAAGTGTCGGAGTGATAAATCATGATATACATATTGGtgtaatatacatatacactAGTATCTGACAACAATGAATTCACAAGTTCATAGTACAGTTGGGGTTATTAGATATTGTTGATtggaataaaaaaacaaaagcaGGTTAAAATTAGAACTAAGCGGTTCAATAGTGAAAAATAGTTTGCTTGCTGATTTCTCGATCATATAATCTAATTCTTTCTCAAGAATCGTCATTACTAAAAGCAGATCTACAATCTTGGCGTAAATATGGAGCGAAAAAAATCCTACGTATATTTATAATGCTAATGTATTATGTATCCAACTATGAACTGGAGgaaagtaaaatattcattatactCGGGAAACCCGGAAGCCAGTTACAAAACTGTAAGACAAGGTACAAATGTGTATTTGTTAAGGTTACAAGAAAGGACAAAGACAAAGTGACTCCTTAAGACGATTCAACCGTGTAAGCGAACAGGAATGATAGTTGAAGTGCTAAACGACATGGATAGTTACAAGTAGTGTTACCTTTTATAATctgaaataacaaacaaatttcGCAAGCATTAACTAAAAAGCAAGACAGAGAGAAAGCAAAGGTCCATTCCATGAAGATGTTTTTTCCATGACCTGTAAAATAATATTCGTTCACAGGATATAAACGATATGGAAGGGCAACTAATCTACAAAGTAATGATACAACAAAGTCAGCAAAGACTCATAAACTTCTAGTTGATTCATATCTGGTAGGAGCATCACAGTCTAAATTTGCAAAAGCATTTTCGAATATAAATCTGCGATCTTTATTTGCGGTTTGCCATCATTTGATAGACATTACAGCATCTTTATGCGATCAGCCTACAAAAGTCACACACCAAAGAAACGCATAATACCCACTAACAAAACAAAGGAATTCTGGGTGCTTAAACTgttataatttaaatataatgaatGTTCAGTCCGCAGAGAAGAAAGGAAATGAATGCAAACATTAATTCTTACTCAAGAACTGGGGGTATACCAGGAATGTCTCAGATTTTATGTTAACAGTGCGATTTTAATCTAACTGAAATATGATTTCAACGAAACTGACGGAATCAAGAAAATTAGAGGTATCAACGTCTTACCAGTCTCGCAACAGAAAAATTCTACATTATATCTTGAGATGAGTGATATTATGGAGCAAGAAGTAAGCTTTTCAATTAAGTCTTAATTTCATCAACCAAAGAAATCTGTACCTTCCTATCATTTACCTTTCAACTGGCGCCTAACAAGATTAATTTTTGTGCGTAATATTCTGTAcgttaaaatgttattttaccACACTAGAACATCTGTTTTCTGGCTAATGGTTTTGTTTTTTGACGCTAATTTCGTTAGGGGATCAGGTTGCCAATAAGTCCCATGAGAAGTTATCACTCGCTTACATCGTATCTCCGCAAATCGTCAGTCAATCTGTATCGTATATATTTCTAATTTAACGATTCCAAACCCGTTCATCATCATAAGCCATAAACTTTTAATTCAGAAAAAAGGAAGCTTTAATTTATAAATCCAGAATTTAAGTGTCAACAAGTAATAACACAAGTTCAAAGTGTCTATAACTTCTCATTCCATTCCTTAAAACGGGAAAAACACATAATCAAATACTGTGGCTAGGGTTTATTTGTGTAAATATCGAAATATTAAATGACTAAGTGGAACAACTGCTTATCGTTAGCAGTTAGAAATGGTGTGTACTTTACTTACCCATCAAACTCGTGTTTATAGTGACAATCTACTAACACAATATACCTTGATATGTAATATTACAGTATGGCATACAGTATAAATATACTAGTAAGCAAGTAAATGCTGTTGAATTTGTTACAGCTCAAAGTTGTGATTCTGAACTAGACAGTTGAATGCCAACTACTGAATTCCAGGTTAAAACCCACTCTAATTTAGTTTGAGTATCTGGGTGTTGTTATTAATCATAAACAATATGTACAACTGTTAGTCCAACACACGAAACTATAATCAGCCATTGCGTTATATACTTCCCCAAGATCAGTAACCAGACACAACTTTGTGTGCTAAGCTCTGAGCAGTAACTATTGAGTGGATgctaatgataattatttttttttaaaaaaacaatgaacGTACATGATTCACAGCTATGATTTAATGACTGATATTTTTCGTCCAAAACTAGTAAGAagcatttttaaaatataaatattgaacTTAGTACGTAGCTCACCTTCTAGTCCGTAATACTGCACGATCAGAACCTTCATCACTGTCTTCAAAATAAGGGACGGGTTTTCGAGACCGGTAAGAAAATTTGGATATTTTCTTTTTCCGAGTATTTCCACGTGTCGAACGAGAATTGTGTCGTGCAGTTGAAAGCCAACTATTATCACTTGACATTTGTTCAAAGTCATCACTTGAAATATGCTTCCGAGAGTCGATATCGTCTTCACTTTCTGACACTTCAGAAGATGATGGTTTAAAATCTTCATCTCTTGCTCGACAACTCCGTCTTGCTTTACCATCTACTGAATCTTCATTCGAATGTTCACTAGAAGAACTAGAAGACAGATCAGCAATGCGACGCTTTTTACGACGAGATCGTATACTGTTATCTTCGGATTCTTTCCAATCCGGCCCCAAGATATTCGACAGGTCTTTTCCACGTGAACACTTAGGTGTATGACCGTTAAGCTCACACTCTTCGTCGATAACATTTTCACCATCAGTGTGGTTGTAATGTTCACTAGTCTTTCGTTTTAGTTTGCGCTGCTTTTCTTCTTGGTATTTTTCGTCAGCTTCTAGCGCTTCATCTAGCTCTTTGAATGCTTCGCTCACTTTATACCTAACTTGGCGTTGGCGAGTATTTCTACAAGGAAGTGGTTCATAATCAGACTCGACTGACTCTGATTCTTCAGATGTTTCTTCTCGAAAGTTTACACGGCGTGGTCTGGAAAACTGCATCTTTGATTTTGGCCGAACTTGACGACGACGCCTGATGGAATTTCCTTGAGACCTGCCGTcaacaccggagtcagtgttggAGTTAGTATTCTTAGTATCCGAATGGGATACAGAAGCAATATCCTCATTTTCTTCGTCACTATACGAATCATCACAGGCATACTTAACATTGTTCTTTTGAGTATTACGCAGTACTTTTCCTTTCTTGTTTTTACGCTCATGAAAATCACTATCATCATCTCCTAAAATGTTCGTCATACTAATATTAACGAAATTCAAGCGTTCTTGCATACGCTTCCAAATATTTCGCTTCTTCGACTCAGCCTCAAGAACAGTAATGGTTTCCTTTAAAGCTGATATCAGAGTAGCATGTTGACAACGAGGACAAAACCAATCACCTTCTGGAATAATATGTAAAGGAGGTGAGAGACACATAGCATGATGTCCCAAATCGCATCGGTCACATAGCAATATCCAATCAGGTAAATGTGACTTAAAGCAAACCTGACACGGTTCTTCCTTTTCGTCTGCATTACAGTTAGTACTTGGATTTGATTCAAACTTCTTCTGTAAACGTTTTTGCCTGGCCAAGTTCCGTCCATCGGTTACACTATCAGCATCACTTTGAATATCCAACCCATTTGGGTCAAAATCACTTTCAGGCGCATCTGACCACTCAGGATTTATGTCTTTGCCCGGTTTTTTCGGTGAATGAGGATTTGATTCATCGCTGTCTACATTTAAATGTTGCATAAGCGCATTTTCAAATGAGTCATCTTCACCGTCTGATTCACTAGAAGATGTCCCATAAATCCAAGGGTTTGAACCCTTTCGAGGTTTTTTACGATGacgtttcttttttctcttttgatTTCTATTTACTACATGACCATTTGCAGTGAGATGTATTTTTACGACAGGTATTTTCTGCTTTTTAGGTTTTTCGTCTTCGTTATTGACCTTGTGTAATGAGTTTGAAAAAGGGGTTGATAATTTTGGACGTTTAGACTGAGTTGGTTGGATATTGAATACCTGAACAGGCTTACGCTGCCTACTACTGCGTCGTAAATCCTGTTCATTAACAACAATTTCTGAGCTCTTGATGGAGCTGTTTTTCCGAGACTTCTTTGATAAAACAGTGGTACATGGTTCCACAGCTGATGACTCGGAATCTTGATTTGTATGTTCATTGCAATCATCTGGTCTTAGGACTTGTTCAGTGGTACATTCTTGCTTGATGTGATATTCTGTGCTAAAATAATTTAAAGGAAATTGTATGTTTATTATCTTTAATACTGATTAGTAAAAAAGATGTAGTTTGAGAAGCAAACAATACATGGATATTTGGTCTGCAGTAACATAATTGTTCAGTATCCTGTAAATCAGTTGTACTTCGCATTTAGTGATGGTCTAAATTCACGAAAAACGTTTGCCACAAAAGGACCATTAGAAATCAACTATTTGTTAGAGACATCAGTTGACACAGACAACTGATATTGCCACAAATACAACAAAGATGCTGGTTAAAGTATTCTGAAGACAAATTATATCAGATTTACAAATGATCAAGCGAGATTACAGTTCATCTGTAAAAGGTAAGCAAGTTGCTTTCACATTGTAAACTAAGCTTGTGCAGTAAAGTAAAGCCTATTCTGATACGTTATCTGGTTGTAAGATAGTGTTTAAGAACAACAACATTTGGGCATATGAAGGAAAAAACATAATAACTTTAGAATTCTGGATGTTATTTCACCTCCACTTTAATTGCAAGAGAGGTTAATGACTGAtagataaatatgaaaaaaaagacTCTTGTTTTGTTGTCTTTATGTATTGTATATGCGCTACTTTGGACAAGCAAAATAAgtacaaacaaacattactcTAAGATTTGGATAACTATACGTTAAAAAAATTTTTGGTGATAGGTAAATGGACGTACTTTACATCAACACATTTTTGTCCCACTTCAATTTCGTGAATAACATTACGATTTTGATCATCTGTTTTTCCTCTGTTACTAGAGACCATTTCCTCACTTAATCCAACATTTTCTTGACTTTCGGGTTTGACTGAATGCTCAATCTTTGAAATTGCTAATAACATGTCGACCGAATGGATAGTTGGTTTTTGATCACAGGTAGGAGTTGGTGGTGGTGTAATTGCAGGTTTTAAGCAAACATTTGGGTGCGATAGCGGTGAAATAACAGAATCCTCGTCATTTTTTGAAATTTCCAGTTCTGGAGAGGCTACACCATCCTGTATCAAGTTTGCCAAATGATCTTTCAGGTTTGATCTATCTGAGGCTTGCTTTTTCTTAAAAATACTTTCCAGCTTTTCATCTTCTGAAAAGGCTTCTTTTAATTCTTCGATAAGACCACGCACATCGTCAAAAGATTCACACAACAACTTAGTGAAAAAAAAATACGGAAGGAGCAAATTAGGAGTGCCGAACTAATACGCTTGGATGAAATTAAGACCATAGTTCCTAATACGCCAATACATTAATAGGAATGACTTTACCCCTAagataataaaatcaataagtaATAAGACTAGTAAAATAAGCATTCTGATCAATCATACAAAGTCCTTTCAGTTCTGTCTTAttctttcttgtttttttttggaaTATACTTATACATCACTTATTTagttcatttagtgttgttgaGAATTCACAGAAATTGGACTAAAACACTCTCTAGAGTTAGTGTCATTGATAAACGCTTTCACCTAATGTAGATAGGTTGTTTAATTAATGAATGTAACTCACCGGAAATGTTTACATAATTTGCTTAGTCATACTATTCATGCTAGCTGTGATACCGCGTGGTCGCCTCAACTAAAGTAGATGAAGTGGGATTTCATCCTTTAACACAATGGTTGAAAGACCAGTACTTTACCAACTAACCCCACACTTCTTGATCAAGAGACAAAACATAGCACAAGAAAGAGGATGGATACTTACTTGACGCCAACTTTATGTGATAAGAGCAGCATCGTTTAATGTTTTGCAATAAATCAACCCGGTTCAACTGGTAAATTTCAGAGGAAAAGTGACAATCAACCTGATTAAATGTTGCGTAAAAcattatttcaatcaaaatgAGGAATAGACCTTTCGAAACTTACACTCAACCTGTGGTAAAAGTGCATTGATTTGCTGAGTTTCAGAAATAAGTTGACGCAGTTGAAAGCTATTTATAGAATACATAGTACATAAAATAACAGAACTCTCGCAGTTACTTATCATCGCAATGCTAATTTACTTGAATAATTCTTTTACAAGGCGTTAATAAATGGGGCTCAGTACCTCTGTACATATTTACTTTCTCGAGTTTCAGTAATTTTCGACGAAAGGTACCAATACTACTTTTTGTTCAGACCAAAGTATATACGAAGCAGCATCAAAACTTGGAACTCAAATTACTTAGTAAATAAAGCCCCACCGATAAGTATTACAcaaataaaataggaaatacaaGTAGTACTTACCTGGAAATTGTTTTCCTGATGATCTTCCCTGTATAGGTAAATATTTATATCTGAATCCTTCAGAAGCCAATAGCTTCTACCCCAAACATCAATCCCTAAGGGAGGAAATCGTAAATCGACAGGAGAGCGTAGGTTTGCCTTATCTTTGAAAGGCTGATTCCGATCAAACTGGGTTTCCAAAAGACAGAGAAGAGTTTTAACACGAACGTTAGGAGAGAGCCTGTAGTAACTGGAGACATATCCAGATGGCTTTTGAATGAATACATCCAGCTTTTCATTATTTCCACATTCACTATTCAAGAGAAGTTCAGCAGCTGTTTGGATTCCATCAATATGAAGACCATGACTAAGCAAGAAACGACCCAAAACTGGTTCCCAACGATCAGGGCGAGCGCGGTATTTTAACTTATTGAGCAATTTGACGTGAAGCGTCTCCCATATTTTTGTTTTTGCTAATAAAAAAGAACTGCAAATGATTAGCGTATGATATGCTTGTATATATATGAGACAAACTTTCTATAAAAATCTGGGGGTGTTCATGTATTTAAACATatgaacattggtacaaggagtcACACACAAGTTACTTGATTTacgtgtgggctgtgatactgctcgggtgcccagactgaagcacgtggttttcttaaggggccacactcggagcctttgacctggtCGACTAGGCAGTGGGGCGACtttagatgcagtcccatgatagccggtgaccaacaattggttcataagccgtttgttcctttaggatactgaagcccatgtacatcagtggtttggaatcaagg is part of the Schistosoma mansoni strain Puerto Rico chromosome 1, complete genome genome and harbors:
- a CDS encoding putative hepatitis B virus X associated protein, hbxa, whose translation is MIADISKYDGDKETPPNPDDLRSLPDFAALCSFLTFFGSDLGIHLTFPQLYDFLALQNSAKTKIWETLHVKLLNKLKYRARPDRWEPVLGRFLLSHGLHIDGIQTAAELLLNSECGNNEKLDVFIQKPSGYVSSYYRLSPNVRVKTLLCLLETQFDRNQPFKDKANLRSPVDLRFPPLGIDVWGRSYWLLKDSDINIYLYREDHQENNFQLLCESFDDVRGLIEELKEAFSEDEKLESIFKKKQASDRSNLKDHLANLIQDGVASPELEISKNDEDSVISPLSHPNVCLKPAITPPPTPTCDQKPTIHSVDMLLAISKIEHSVKPESQENVGLSEEMVSSNRGKTDDQNRNVIHEIEVGQKCVDVNTEYHIKQECTTEQVLRPDDCNEHTNQDSESSAVEPCTTVLSKKSRKNSSIKSSEIVVNEQDLRRSSRQRKPVQVFNIQPTQSKRPKLSTPFSNSLHKVNNEDEKPKKQKIPVVKIHLTANGHVVNRNQKRKKKRHRKKPRKGSNPWIYGTSSSESDGEDDSFENALMQHLNVDSDESNPHSPKKPGKDINPEWSDAPESDFDPNGLDIQSDADSVTDGRNLARQKRLQKKFESNPSTNCNADEKEEPCQVCFKSHLPDWILLCDRCDLGHHAMCLSPPLHIIPEGDWFCPRCQHATLISALKETITVLEAESKKRNIWKRMQERLNFVNISMTNILGDDDSDFHERKNKKGKVLRNTQKNNVKYACDDSYSDEENEDIASVSHSDTKNTNSNTDSGVDGRSQGNSIRRRRQVRPKSKMQFSRPRRVNFREETSEESESVESDYEPLPCRNTRQRQVRYKVSEAFKELDEALEADEKYQEEKQRKLKRKTSEHYNHTDGENVIDEECELNGHTPKCSRGKDLSNILGPDWKESEDNSIRSRRKKRRIADLSSSSSSEHSNEDSVDGKARRSCRARDEDFKPSSSEVSESEDDIDSRKHISSDDFEQMSSDNSWLSTARHNSRSTRGNTRKKKISKFSYRSRKPVPYFEDSDEGSDRAVLRTRRCTRTVVSYRESNDDTTDNSEHDFSEVPVTSNSRIRRVLDDEEEEKEEGAEIDRTNADRPPTPISVSLKIKRPQSNRTVLKYSSDSDYQPRDDDDDDDDDDDDDDQEEDSQGDSDSVKTDRKIPRTNTPMKSKDIIESQSDESNHEHSTSVLIISETSDIDNSLFKDNVKSVSVESGDCKVESTDNISVNSFDTSKNRLNENNYDNDEEVEDEADECLPVRNIPHVSPQFDKQIIENQPCVSPDVF